The following are encoded in a window of Diorhabda sublineata isolate icDioSubl1.1 chromosome 5, icDioSubl1.1, whole genome shotgun sequence genomic DNA:
- the LOC130444588 gene encoding coatomer subunit beta', producing the protein MPLRLDIKRKLTARSDRVKCVDLHPTEPWMLCSLYSGNINVWNIENQQLVKTFEVCDLPVRAAKFVPRKNWIIGGSDDMQIRVFNYNTLDRVHSFEAHSDYVRCIVAHPTQPYILTCSDDMLIKLWNWEKAWACQQVFEGHTHYVMQIAINPKDNNTFASASLDRTLKVWQLGASTANFTLEGHEKGVNCVDYYHGGDKPYLISGADDRLVKIWDYQNKTCVQTLEGHGQNVTAVCFHPELPIALTGSEDGTVRAWHANTHRLESSLNYGFERVWTICCLKGSNNVALGYDEGSILVKVGREEPAVSMDASGGKIIWARHAELQQANLKALPEGAEIRDGERLPVSVKDMGACEIYPQTIQHNPNGRFVVVCGDGEYIIYTAMALRNKAFGSAQEFVWAQDSSEYAIRESGSTIRIFKNFKEKKNFKSDFGAEGIYGGYLLGVKSVSGLTFYDWETLDLVRRIEIQPKAVYWSDSGKLVCLATEDSYFILSYDVDEVQKAKDNNQVADDGVESAFNLLGEVNESVRTGLWVGDCFIYTNAVNRINYFVGGELVTIAHLDRPLYVLGYVPKDDRLYLVDKELSVVSYQLLLSVLEYQTAVMRRDFPTADRVLPSIPKEHRTRVAHFLEKQGFKQQALAVSTDPEHRFELAVALEDLNTARILAQEANNPQKWSQLGELAAVTNNVELAKECMQKAQDYGGLLLLGTSSGDEQLVRTLAETTQAEGKHNLSFLSHFLVGDLTKCLDILISTGRLPEAAFFARSYLPDKISEIVELWKAQLSSVNQKAGQSLADPKNYENLFPGLQEALVAQKFIEQNNTGLAPASIAPTITPNLDRNILAEVEAQLRNTGISSNLRSGVPEALPSSNIAVSSSINPTDNQSSKSLLDQDDDDLDLDDVNIDDNIDTTDINIDDDLLSD; encoded by the exons ATG CCCCTTCGACTAGATATAAAGAGAAAGCTAACAGCTCGTTCTGACCGGGTAAAATGTGTAGATCTCCACCCCACAGAACCCTGGATGCTATGTTCTCTTTACAGTGGGAATATAAATGTTTGGAATATTGAGAATCAGCAACTGGTCAAGACGTTTGAAGTATGTGATTTGCCAGTTAGAGCTGCGAAGTTCGTACCAAGGAAAAATTGGATTATTGGTGGATCTGATGATATGCAAATCAGAGTTTTTAATTACAATACACTAGATCGTGTGCATTCTTTTGAAGCTCATTCTGATTATGTTAGATGTATTGTAGCACATCCAACTCAACCTTATATTTTAACTTGTAGTG atgATATGCTTATTAAGTTATGGAATTGGGAAAAGGCTTGGGCATGTCAACAAGTTTTTGAGGGCCATACTCATTATGTAATGCAAATTGCCATAAATCCAAAGGATAATAATACATTTGCAAGTGCTTCTTTAGATAGAACATTGAAAGTATGGCAGCTAGGTGCATCAACTGCCAACTTTACCCTTGAAGGACATGAAAAAGGTGTTAACTGTGTAGATTATTATCATGGGGGTGATAAACCATATTTAATATCTGGAGCCGATGATAGATTGGTGAAAATTTGGGATTACCAAAACAAAACTTGTGTTCAAACATTAGAAGGACATGGTCAAAATGTCACTGCTGTATGTTTCCATCCAGAATTGCCAATAGCACTCACAGGAAGTGAAGATGGTACTGTAAGAGCTTGGCATGCCAACACTCATAGATTAGAAAGTAGCTTAAACTATGGTTTTGAAAGAGTTTGGACAATATGTTGTCTGAAAGGATCAAATAATGTAGCATTGGGGTATGACGAAGGTAGTATTTTAGTCAAGGTGGGTAGAGAAGAACCTGCCGTTAGTATGGATGCTAGTGGAGGAAAAATCATTTGGGCCAGACATGCTGAACTTCAGCAAGCCAACCTTAAAGCACTTCCTGAAG GTGCTGAAATACGTGATGGTGAACGTCTCCCTGTTTCTGTAAAAGATATGGGTGCCTGCGAAATTTACCCACAGACTATTCAACATAATCCCAATGGTCGTTTTGTAGTTGTGTGTGGAGATGGTGAATACATAATATACACTGCCATGGCTTTGCGTAATAAAGCATTTGGTAGTGCACAAGAATTTGTGTGGGCTCAAGATTCCAGTGAATATGCTATTAGAGAATCTGGGTCCACTATAAGgatctttaaaaatttcaaggaaaagaaaaattttaaatcagacTTTGGAGCCGAag gTATATATGGTGGTTACCTCTTGGGGGTAAAATCAGTATCTGGATTAACTTTCTATGATTGGGAAACTCTTGATTTGGTTCGTAGAATTGAAATCCAACCTAAAGCTGTTTACTGGTCAGATAGCGGGAAACTTGTTTGCTTGGCTACTGAAGACAGTTATTTTATTCTGTCTTATGATGTTGATGAAGTACAGAAGGCCAAGGATAATAACCAG GTGGCAGATGATGGAGTAGAGTCAGCGTTCAATCTTCTAGGTGAAGTAAATGAATCAGTACGAACAGGTTTATGGGTAGGCGATTGTTTCATTTACACAAATGCTGTTAATCGTATCAATTATTTTGTGGGTGGAGAATTGGTGACTATAGCACATTTAGATCGTCCTTTATATGTATTGGGTTATGTTCCAAAAGATGACAGATTATATCTGGTAGATAAAGAGTTAAGTGTAGTTAGTTACCAACTGCTCCTTTCAGTACTTGAATATCAGACAGCTGTAATGAGAAGGGACTTTCCAACAGCAGACAGAGTATTACCATCAATTCCTAAAGAGCACAGAACAAGAGTAGCACATTTCTTGGAAAAACAAGGTTTTAAACAGCAAGCTTTGGCTGTGAGTACAGATCCTGAACATAGATTTGAACTAGCTGTTGCATTAGAAGATCTTAATACTGCTAGAATTTTAGCACAAGAAGCTAATAATCCACAAAAATGGAGTCAGCTAGGTGAATTAGCGGCGGTTACTAACAATGTAGAGTTAGCTAAAGAATGTATGCAAAAAGCACAAGATTATGGAGGATTGTTACTTCTAGGTACCAGTTCAGGTGATGAACAATTGGTCCGAACATTAGCAGAAACAACACAAGCTGAAGGAAAACACAATTTATCTTTTCTATCTCATTTTTTAGTAGGGGATTTGACCAAATGTCTAGATATCCTCATAAGTACAGGAAGATTGCCAGAAGCAGCATTTTTCGCAAGGTCTTACCTACCAGATAAAATTTCTGAAATAGTGGAACTTTGGAAAGCTCAATTATCAAGTGTAAATCAAAAAGCTGGACAAAGCTTAGCTGATCCTAAAAATTATGAGAATCTTTTCCCTGGTCTTCAAGAAGCTTTAGTAGCTCAGAAATTTATAGAACAAAATAACACAGGATTAGCTCCTGCTTCTATAGCTCCTACAATTACTCCAAATCTCGATAGGAATATTTTAGCAGAGGTAGAGGCACAGTTAAGGAATACTGGAATATCGTCAAATTTGCGAAGTGGAGTACCTGAAGCATTGCCTAGCAGTAATATTGCAGTTTCGTCTTCTATTAA CCCCACTGATAATCAATCGAGTAAAAGTTTATTAGATCAAGATGATGATGATTTAGATTTGGATGACGTCAATATTGACGATAATATCGATACAACg gATATCAATATTGATGACGATTTACTGagtgattga